Proteins encoded in a region of the Halosimplex halophilum genome:
- a CDS encoding DUF7551 domain-containing protein: MIGRTLTDIRAELEELAEDSGEYYVQCGRTGERPVPVDGRRFPDRETAVQAVRVAHAYRATLRRYDPRAPWYDFVVCEADADPAGDRAWSFPPAAAESPSQRALVAYCHDLAGAVFEALSASDHGGVERAVMDEYLAAAERTPDRDRLCLQLLATMAAELDSRLPDPARAEALQRATAHLPAVEGSARPVRAALTHLRSVGLVDGFALADGHWDRPRAVTVRGYELRPRDGRLPTLPLSVETVRRTAGRPRVATSATPVDDGWRIALSPAGGAAASLDTAAPVDG; the protein is encoded by the coding sequence ATGATCGGACGGACGCTGACCGACATCAGGGCGGAGCTGGAGGAACTCGCCGAGGACTCGGGGGAGTACTACGTGCAGTGCGGGCGGACGGGCGAGCGGCCGGTGCCCGTCGACGGCCGCCGGTTTCCGGACCGGGAGACGGCCGTCCAGGCGGTCCGCGTGGCCCACGCCTACCGGGCGACGCTCCGGCGGTACGACCCGCGGGCGCCGTGGTACGACTTCGTGGTCTGCGAGGCCGACGCCGACCCCGCCGGCGACCGCGCGTGGTCGTTCCCGCCGGCGGCGGCGGAGTCGCCTTCACAGCGCGCGCTGGTCGCGTACTGTCACGACCTGGCGGGCGCGGTGTTCGAGGCGCTGTCGGCCAGCGACCACGGCGGCGTCGAGCGCGCGGTGATGGACGAGTACCTCGCGGCCGCCGAGCGGACGCCCGACCGCGACCGGCTCTGTCTGCAACTGCTCGCGACGATGGCGGCCGAACTCGACTCCCGGCTCCCCGACCCGGCGCGGGCGGAGGCCCTGCAGCGCGCGACCGCACACCTCCCCGCGGTCGAGGGGAGCGCCCGGCCCGTCCGCGCGGCGCTCACGCACCTCCGCTCGGTCGGGCTGGTCGACGGCTTCGCGCTCGCCGACGGCCACTGGGACCGCCCGCGCGCGGTGACCGTCCGCGGCTACGAACTCCGGCCCCGCGACGGCCGGCTCCCGACGCTCCCGCTCTCGGTCGAGACCGTCCGCCGCACCGCCGGCCGGCCCCGGGTCGCCACGTCCGCGACCCCCGTCGACGACGGCTGGCGGATCGCCCTCTCCCCGGCCGGCGGGGCCGCAGCCTCGCTCGACACCGCCGCCCCGGTCGACGGCTGA
- a CDS encoding DUF5783 family protein, translated as MAEFDPEKFEDKYANYFTELQRAYKGAFETMNDRYDSELIHAIDQQILAESEPFYEGDGQFRIELPEDPHERLSGVLVADDEKVETILERYVEEIEAEIRSVFGFDGE; from the coding sequence ATGGCCGAGTTCGACCCCGAGAAGTTCGAGGACAAGTACGCGAACTACTTCACCGAGCTGCAGCGCGCCTACAAGGGCGCCTTCGAGACGATGAACGACCGCTACGACTCGGAGCTGATCCACGCCATCGACCAGCAGATCCTCGCCGAGAGCGAGCCGTTCTACGAGGGCGACGGGCAGTTCCGGATCGAACTCCCCGAGGACCCCCACGAGCGGCTCTCCGGTGTCCTCGTCGCCGACGACGAGAAGGTCGAGACGATCCTGGAGCGGTACGTCGAGGAGATCGAGGCCGAGATCCGGTCGGTGTTCGGCTTCGACGGGGAGTGA
- a CDS encoding metal-dependent hydrolase: protein MFVGHACLAFAVAAVGADRLGWSRERALGVAALAALFATLPDVDVVYGLSGLVAPAAGAGPVPVESFWAAGNRVHRGVTHALPVAAVVTAAVWLGGRTGIPSRAAGAALLAGLVALVAAVGGGLAAAVAALFVCCVGAVVVLARRRGVAPRVLAGAALVGLFTHPFGDLLTGEPPALLYPFEATLVAERVVLSTDPTLHLLGAFGVELATVWLALAAYFRISGERPTAHVDRRAVLGVAYAGAALALPAPTLEVSYHFVFSVLAVGVVGVAPPSPDRLRTWRAGVTALAAVSLAAVAYAAVYLTVG, encoded by the coding sequence ATGTTCGTCGGCCACGCCTGTCTCGCGTTCGCGGTCGCCGCCGTCGGCGCCGACCGCCTCGGGTGGTCCCGCGAGCGCGCGCTGGGGGTGGCCGCCCTCGCGGCGCTGTTCGCCACCCTGCCCGACGTGGACGTGGTCTACGGCCTGTCCGGGCTGGTCGCGCCCGCGGCGGGCGCGGGGCCCGTCCCCGTCGAGTCGTTCTGGGCGGCCGGCAACCGCGTCCACCGCGGGGTCACCCACGCCCTGCCCGTCGCCGCGGTCGTCACCGCCGCCGTCTGGCTCGGCGGTCGAACCGGGATCCCCTCCCGAGCGGCCGGCGCGGCGCTGCTCGCGGGGCTCGTGGCGCTCGTCGCTGCCGTCGGGGGCGGGCTCGCCGCCGCGGTGGCGGCGCTGTTCGTCTGCTGCGTGGGCGCGGTCGTCGTCCTCGCCCGTCGGCGGGGCGTCGCGCCCCGGGTGCTCGCGGGCGCGGCGCTCGTGGGCCTGTTCACCCACCCGTTCGGCGACCTGCTCACCGGCGAGCCGCCGGCCCTGCTGTACCCCTTCGAGGCGACGCTGGTCGCCGAGCGGGTCGTCCTCTCGACGGACCCGACGCTGCACCTGCTCGGCGCGTTCGGGGTCGAACTCGCGACGGTCTGGCTGGCGCTGGCCGCCTACTTCCGGATCTCCGGCGAGCGGCCGACCGCCCACGTCGACCGCCGGGCGGTGCTGGGCGTGGCCTACGCGGGCGCGGCGCTCGCCCTCCCCGCGCCCACGCTGGAGGTGTCCTATCACTTCGTGTTCAGCGTCCTCGCCGTGGGGGTCGTCGGGGTCGCGCCGCCGTCGCCCGACCGGCTCCGGACCTGGCGGGCCGGCGTGACCGCGCTCGCGGCGGTCAGCCTCGCCGCCGTCGCCTACGCGGCCGTCTACCTGACGGTCGGCTGA
- the eif1A gene encoding translation initiation factor eIF-1A, which yields MSDNEGRTDLRMPDDDEVFAVVTEMLGANRVEVRCMDGTNRTARIPGKMQKRIWIREDDVVLVEPWDWQDEKADITWRYEKQQADQLREEGHIQE from the coding sequence ATGAGCGACAACGAGGGCCGAACGGACCTGCGGATGCCGGACGACGACGAGGTGTTCGCCGTCGTCACGGAGATGCTCGGGGCGAACCGGGTGGAGGTACGCTGCATGGACGGGACAAACCGGACGGCGCGCATCCCCGGCAAGATGCAAAAGCGCATCTGGATCCGCGAGGACGACGTGGTGCTCGTCGAGCCGTGGGACTGGCAGGACGAGAAGGCCGACATCACGTGGCGCTACGAGAAACAGCAGGCCGACCAGCTGCGCGAGGAGGGACACATCCAGGAGTAG
- the rio1 gene encoding serine/threonine-protein kinase Rio1 codes for MPEYRLLDTDEAEHPGDEFEEVEIEDTEADRIARKRDREFNEFRKRIKDTEQFKVEDSVFDDATFGALYKLVQDGHIVAFGGPISTGKEANVYTALGDEDTEVAVKVYRINASDFTDMRGYLDGDPRFRGIGSDKKKVVLAWVRKEFANLKRARKAGVLVPEPIAVERNVLVMEYLGTEEGRGKRLSEVNLENPETACEVVAEYMRRLHDAGLVHGDLSEYNLVVHGDHIYVIDLGQAVTVHHPNAEEFLDRDCENVAAFFGRQGHDVTADELKSYILADEGDAAF; via the coding sequence ATGCCGGAGTACCGCCTGCTCGACACCGACGAGGCCGAACACCCGGGCGACGAGTTCGAGGAAGTCGAGATCGAGGACACCGAGGCCGACCGGATCGCCCGCAAACGGGACCGGGAGTTCAACGAGTTCCGCAAGCGCATCAAGGACACCGAGCAGTTCAAGGTCGAGGACTCGGTGTTCGACGACGCCACCTTCGGCGCCCTCTACAAGCTCGTCCAGGACGGCCACATCGTCGCCTTCGGCGGCCCCATCTCCACGGGGAAAGAAGCCAACGTCTACACCGCCCTCGGCGACGAGGACACCGAGGTCGCCGTCAAGGTCTACCGGATCAACGCCTCCGACTTCACCGACATGCGGGGCTACCTCGACGGCGACCCGCGCTTCCGGGGGATCGGCTCGGACAAGAAGAAGGTCGTCCTCGCGTGGGTCCGCAAGGAGTTCGCCAACCTGAAACGCGCCCGCAAGGCCGGCGTGCTCGTCCCCGAGCCCATCGCCGTCGAGCGCAACGTCCTCGTCATGGAGTACCTCGGCACCGAGGAGGGCCGCGGCAAGCGGCTCTCGGAGGTCAACCTGGAGAACCCCGAGACCGCCTGCGAGGTCGTCGCCGAGTACATGCGACGGCTCCACGACGCCGGCCTCGTCCACGGCGACCTCTCGGAGTACAACCTCGTGGTCCACGGCGACCACATCTACGTCATCGACCTGGGCCAGGCGGTGACGGTCCACCACCCCAACGCCGAGGAGTTCCTGGATCGGGACTGCGAGAACGTCGCCGCCTTCTTCGGCCGCCAGGGCCACGACGTGACCGCCGACGAGCTGAAGTCCTACATCCTCGCGGACGAGGGCGACGCGGCGTTCTAG
- a CDS encoding 23S rRNA (uridine(2552)-2'-O)-methyltransferase yields MSGKDEYYNKAKQQGYRARSAYKLKQLDETAGLFGPGNTVVDLGAAPGGWLQVAAEEVHEHGTVVGVDRQRIDPLEADNVEYVRGDLTEDSTIDEVVERVGADGEDRPVDVVISDMAPNMTGDYDLDHARSVHLARQAFEVAERVLDSGGDLAVKVFDGKDLADLEADIEAEFEYVRQVRPDASRESSSELYLVAKGYLTAPVREGDTVEVEIVDVGSEGDGIAKVEGFTLFVSGVEEGETVEVRVDDVKPNYAFAQPAE; encoded by the coding sequence ATGAGCGGCAAGGACGAGTACTACAACAAGGCCAAACAGCAGGGCTACCGCGCCCGCTCGGCGTACAAGCTCAAACAGTTAGACGAGACGGCGGGCCTGTTCGGCCCCGGGAACACCGTCGTCGACCTGGGGGCGGCCCCCGGCGGGTGGCTCCAGGTCGCCGCCGAGGAGGTCCACGAACACGGGACCGTCGTCGGCGTCGACCGCCAGCGCATCGACCCGCTGGAGGCCGACAACGTCGAGTACGTCCGCGGCGACCTCACCGAGGACTCGACCATCGACGAGGTCGTCGAGCGCGTCGGCGCCGACGGCGAGGACCGGCCCGTGGACGTGGTGATCTCCGACATGGCGCCGAACATGACCGGCGACTACGACCTCGACCACGCCCGCTCGGTCCACCTCGCGCGACAGGCGTTCGAGGTGGCCGAGCGCGTGCTCGACTCGGGGGGCGACCTCGCCGTGAAGGTGTTCGACGGGAAGGACCTGGCCGATCTGGAGGCCGACATCGAAGCGGAGTTCGAGTACGTCCGGCAGGTCCGGCCCGACGCCTCCCGGGAGTCCTCGTCGGAGCTGTACCTGGTCGCCAAGGGCTACCTGACGGCGCCGGTCCGCGAGGGCGACACGGTCGAGGTCGAGATCGTCGACGTCGGGAGCGAGGGCGACGGGATCGCGAAGGTCGAGGGGTTCACGCTGTTCGTCTCCGGCGTCGAGGAGGGCGAGACCGTCGAGGTCCGCGTCGACGACGTGAAGCCGAACTACGCGTTCGCCCAGCCCGCCGAGTGA
- a CDS encoding NmrA/HSCARG family protein, with product MTDDTTTVLVTGATGNQGGAVVDHLLASDEGFDVRGLTRDATSDTAQALEDRGVTMVEGDLNDPESLRGPVGDADAVFAVTNFWTQGYDAQVEQGKNLATVADEEGVEHFVFSGVGSHDEDTGIPHFDSADEIAQHVRDTDLDWTVLKPVFFFENLEAFAEDIVEDGQLALPLAEGVGLQMVGNDDVGHAAAVAFERPEEFVGEAIDLAGDEKTLEETAAVLSEVTGVDVEAVHVPIEDAYETFGEEFTVMCEWFNEVGYSADIPALEERFGFAFDDLETYLRDSGWEDKDGMASVPGWVKAMQ from the coding sequence ATGACTGACGACACCACCACCGTACTCGTAACAGGAGCGACAGGAAACCAGGGCGGCGCGGTCGTCGACCACCTGCTGGCGAGCGACGAGGGCTTCGACGTGCGCGGGCTGACCCGCGACGCGACGAGCGACACCGCACAGGCGCTCGAAGACCGCGGCGTCACCATGGTCGAGGGCGACCTGAACGACCCCGAGAGCCTCCGTGGCCCCGTCGGCGACGCCGACGCCGTCTTCGCCGTCACCAACTTCTGGACGCAGGGCTACGACGCCCAGGTCGAGCAAGGTAAAAATCTCGCGACGGTCGCCGACGAGGAGGGCGTCGAGCACTTCGTCTTCTCCGGCGTCGGCAGCCACGACGAGGACACCGGGATCCCCCACTTCGACTCCGCCGACGAGATCGCCCAGCACGTCCGCGACACCGACCTCGACTGGACGGTCCTCAAGCCGGTCTTCTTCTTCGAGAACCTGGAGGCGTTCGCCGAGGACATCGTCGAGGACGGCCAGCTCGCCCTCCCGCTCGCGGAGGGCGTCGGCCTGCAGATGGTCGGAAACGACGACGTGGGCCACGCCGCCGCGGTCGCCTTCGAGCGCCCCGAGGAGTTCGTCGGCGAGGCGATCGACCTGGCGGGCGACGAGAAGACCCTGGAGGAGACCGCCGCCGTGCTCTCCGAGGTCACCGGCGTCGACGTCGAGGCGGTCCACGTCCCCATCGAGGACGCCTACGAGACGTTCGGCGAGGAGTTCACCGTCATGTGCGAGTGGTTCAACGAGGTCGGCTACAGCGCCGACATCCCGGCGCTGGAGGAGCGGTTCGGCTTCGCGTTCGACGACCTGGAGACGTACCTCCGCGACAGCGGCTGGGAGGACAAGGACGGGATGGCGTCGGTCCCCGGCTGGGTCAAGGCGATGCAGTAG
- a CDS encoding sporulation protein — translation MKKILASVGIGNATVDTVLENETVRPGEPVDAVVRVEGGEAEQTVDRIELEVETRYRGEEGYEETTVDRLHLTDGFTVEPGEETSYGTTLDIPYATPLTMGDAAVWVDTDLEIGMAVDPEDEDPLEVRPTERMETVFDAAEDLGLSLRTADCEADPYGRYTDRRFVQEFEFRPSGGPFRGDLDELELVFDPSPEALTVYAEVDRSAGLLSELADADERKTSFALPAVDADAARDQLRRTIERLV, via the coding sequence ATGAAGAAGATCCTCGCGTCAGTCGGCATCGGCAACGCGACAGTCGACACGGTACTGGAGAACGAGACCGTCCGGCCGGGCGAGCCGGTCGACGCCGTCGTGCGGGTCGAGGGCGGCGAGGCCGAGCAGACCGTCGACCGGATCGAACTGGAGGTCGAGACCCGCTACCGCGGCGAGGAGGGCTACGAGGAGACGACCGTCGACCGCCTGCATCTCACCGACGGGTTCACGGTCGAACCCGGCGAGGAGACGAGCTACGGGACGACGCTGGACATTCCCTACGCGACGCCGCTGACGATGGGCGACGCCGCCGTCTGGGTCGACACCGACCTGGAGATCGGGATGGCGGTCGACCCGGAGGACGAGGACCCCCTGGAGGTCCGTCCCACCGAGCGGATGGAGACGGTCTTCGACGCCGCGGAGGACCTGGGGCTGTCCCTCCGGACCGCCGACTGCGAGGCCGACCCGTACGGCCGCTACACCGACCGGCGGTTCGTCCAGGAGTTCGAGTTCCGCCCCTCCGGGGGACCTTTCCGGGGCGACCTGGACGAGCTCGAACTCGTCTTCGACCCCTCGCCGGAGGCGCTGACCGTCTACGCCGAGGTCGACCGCAGCGCGGGCCTGCTCAGCGAACTCGCCGACGCCGACGAGCGCAAGACCAGCTTCGCGCTCCCGGCGGTCGACGCCGACGCCGCCCGCGACCAGCTCCGCCGGACTATCGAGCGGCTGGTGTAG
- a CDS encoding PGF-CTERM sorting domain-containing protein, with translation MGTVGAGALASTSGVGSAQISQAAVIPEVTRWENDNLAGFMIHVGGSTSPTQSRVAEGCVPPGSDTWPPDEMLAYDAAVINRKQGDTPEASTTLYIGGSVEVLPGQLYLINRFNRCDGDFVGVVLEQIGRSDVSAGPGQQATNRPVADVEEDERPRELGTTTTGDGPGFGFLASLAGLLGGGALLRRRGDD, from the coding sequence GTGGGCACCGTCGGCGCAGGCGCGCTCGCGAGCACGAGCGGCGTCGGTTCCGCCCAGATCTCCCAGGCCGCGGTCATCCCGGAGGTCACGCGGTGGGAGAACGACAACCTCGCCGGGTTCATGATCCACGTCGGCGGGTCGACCTCGCCGACCCAGAGCCGGGTCGCCGAGGGCTGCGTCCCTCCCGGCAGCGACACCTGGCCGCCCGACGAGATGCTCGCCTACGACGCGGCAGTCATCAACCGCAAGCAGGGGGACACCCCCGAGGCGTCGACGACGCTGTACATCGGCGGCTCCGTCGAGGTGCTGCCCGGCCAGCTGTACCTCATCAACCGGTTCAACCGCTGCGACGGCGACTTCGTCGGCGTCGTCCTCGAACAGATCGGCCGCTCCGACGTGAGCGCCGGCCCCGGCCAGCAGGCGACCAATCGCCCCGTCGCCGACGTGGAGGAGGACGAGCGACCCAGGGAGCTGGGGACCACGACCACCGGCGACGGCCCCGGATTCGGTTTCCTGGCCTCGCTCGCCGGCCTCCTGGGCGGTGGCGCCCTGCTCCGCCGTCGCGGCGACGACTGA
- a CDS encoding DNA polymerase sliding clamp: MFNAIVSADTLRTTLDSVSVLVDECKIHLEEDGLEIRAVDPANVGMVDLELSASAFESYETDGGVIGVNLSRLEDIAGMADADQLVHLELDEETRKLHIAIDGLEYTLALIDPDSIRQEPDLPDLDLAAEIVIEGRDIDRAVTAADMVSDHIALGVDDADEYFYVDAEGDTDDVHLELTREDLIDLTAGPAHSLFSLDYLKDMNKAIPKDAEVRMELGEEFPVKMHFDIAEGEGQVTFMLAPRIQSE, encoded by the coding sequence ATGTTCAACGCCATCGTGAGCGCGGACACGCTCCGGACGACACTGGACTCCGTGAGCGTGCTGGTGGACGAGTGCAAGATCCACCTCGAGGAGGACGGGCTGGAGATCCGGGCGGTCGACCCCGCCAACGTCGGCATGGTCGACCTGGAGCTGTCGGCCTCGGCCTTCGAGTCCTACGAGACCGACGGCGGCGTCATCGGCGTCAACCTCTCCCGGCTGGAGGACATCGCCGGCATGGCCGACGCCGACCAGCTGGTCCACCTCGAACTCGACGAGGAGACCCGGAAACTGCACATCGCCATCGACGGCCTCGAGTACACGCTGGCGCTCATCGACCCCGACTCCATCCGCCAGGAGCCGGACCTGCCCGACCTGGACCTCGCGGCGGAGATCGTCATCGAGGGCCGGGACATCGACCGCGCGGTCACCGCCGCGGACATGGTCTCCGACCACATCGCGCTGGGCGTCGACGACGCCGACGAGTACTTCTACGTCGACGCGGAGGGCGACACCGACGACGTCCACCTCGAGCTCACCCGCGAGGACCTCATCGACCTGACCGCCGGCCCCGCTCACTCGCTGTTCTCGCTGGACTACCTCAAGGACATGAACAAGGCCATCCCGAAGGACGCCGAGGTGCGGATGGAGCTCGGCGAGGAGTTCCCCGTCAAGATGCACTTCGACATCGCCGAGGGCGAGGGCCAGGTCACGTTCATGCTCGCGCCGCGCATCCAGAGCGAGTAA
- a CDS encoding AI-2E family transporter, with product MVDTERLQVGFFALVLLVFGYLVVLIVRPFLTALLVAVLLAVLLTPVQRRLAPRVGERVSAAGLVGFAVAATAAVGAALVAAAPTGLGDLSATLERLSVPTAAERRVERLLGVEIPLASIVESIPRRVAELLVGDLTGLVSATTDFFLGAVLFLFVLYYLLVDGDRLVDWAGERLPFDDATTATLREDAHRTTWAVLKGHVFVAVVQGGVAGVGLLLVGVPNVLFWSGVMMVLELFPVVGVAGVLGPAALWLGLQNRLLGAAFLVVYGATAVAVVDDYLRAHVVDRGSSLHSATVLVGVFGGVYAFGAVGLFYGPIVVGLFGTLVRLFDEQYVDG from the coding sequence ATGGTCGACACGGAGCGGCTGCAGGTCGGCTTCTTCGCGCTCGTCCTGCTGGTGTTCGGGTACCTGGTCGTGCTGATCGTCCGGCCGTTCCTGACGGCGCTGCTGGTCGCCGTCCTGCTGGCCGTGCTGCTCACGCCGGTCCAGCGGCGGCTGGCCCCACGGGTGGGCGAGCGGGTATCGGCCGCCGGGCTGGTCGGGTTCGCGGTCGCGGCGACCGCCGCCGTCGGCGCGGCCCTGGTCGCCGCGGCGCCGACCGGGCTGGGCGACCTCTCGGCGACGCTGGAGAGGCTGTCCGTGCCGACCGCGGCCGAGCGGCGGGTCGAGCGGCTGCTCGGCGTGGAGATCCCGCTGGCGTCGATCGTCGAGTCGATCCCGCGGCGGGTCGCGGAGCTGCTCGTCGGCGACCTCACCGGGCTGGTGAGCGCGACGACGGACTTCTTCCTCGGGGCCGTGCTCTTCCTGTTCGTCCTCTACTACCTGCTGGTCGACGGCGACCGGCTGGTCGACTGGGCGGGCGAGCGGCTCCCGTTCGACGACGCGACCACGGCGACGCTCCGCGAGGATGCCCACCGGACGACCTGGGCGGTGCTGAAGGGTCACGTCTTCGTCGCGGTCGTCCAGGGCGGGGTCGCGGGCGTCGGCCTGCTGCTGGTCGGAGTCCCGAACGTCCTGTTCTGGAGCGGCGTGATGATGGTGCTGGAGCTGTTCCCAGTGGTCGGCGTCGCGGGCGTCCTCGGGCCGGCGGCGCTGTGGCTGGGGCTCCAGAACAGGCTGCTCGGGGCCGCCTTTCTGGTCGTCTACGGGGCGACGGCGGTCGCCGTCGTCGACGACTACCTGCGGGCCCACGTCGTCGATCGGGGGTCCTCGCTGCACTCGGCGACGGTCCTCGTCGGCGTGTTCGGCGGCGTCTACGCCTTCGGCGCCGTCGGCCTGTTCTACGGCCCGATCGTCGTCGGCCTGTTCGGCACGCTCGTCCGGCTGTTCGACGAGCAGTACGTCGACGGGTGA